A portion of the Thunnus maccoyii chromosome 20, fThuMac1.1, whole genome shotgun sequence genome contains these proteins:
- the fbxl15 gene encoding F-box/LRR-repeat protein 15, with amino-acid sequence MDEEAKTRTCHLLDLPWEDVLIPHILCHLPLQHIVSLQRVSKQFHNLIQVYLANCRTFDLSPVGPCIPKEAFCSMLKDNKVLQSLSLQNCSDWVTDQELLPVIGQNQHLLRVDMSGCAWLTRHSLVAVSLSCMHLQHLGLAHCEWVDSLSLRSLADHCGGLQSIDLTACRQLKDDAICYLAKKCLKLTSLSLAVNANVTDESVEEVAKNCRGLEQLDLTGCLRVRNQSIRTLAEYCPKLQSLKVNHCHNVTESSLDPLRKRNVVIDVEPPLQRALVLLQDVLGFAPFINLQI; translated from the exons ATGGATGAAGAGGCAAAAACACGAAC ATGTCATCTTTTGGATTTGCCCTGGGAGGATGTACTAATTCCTCACATTTTATGCCATTTGCCACTGCAACACATTGTCAGCTTGCAGAGGGTGAGCAAGCAGTTCCATAACCTCATCCAGGTGTATCTAGCCAACTGCAGGACATTTGATCTGTCCCCG GTTGGACCATGCATCCCCAAGGAGGCGTTTTGCTCCATGTTAAAGGACAACAAAGTTCTCCAGAGCCTGTCACTTCAGAACTGTTCAGACTGGGTGACAGACCAGGAGCTGCTGCCAGTTATCGGCCAGAACCAGCATCTGCTGAGAGTGGACATGAGCGGGTGTGCTTGGCTCACCCGCCACTCCCTGGTGGCTGTGTCATTGAGCTGCATGCACCTCCAGCACTTGGGCCTGGCACACTGTGAGTGGGTGGACAGCCTGTCCCTGCGCAGCCTGGCTGACCACTGCGGGGGGCTGCAGTCCATCGACCTCACCGCCTGCCGCCAGCTCAAGGACGACGCCATCTGCTACCTGGCCAAGAAGTGTTTGAAGTTGACGTCTCTATCTTTGGCAGTCAATGCCAATGTTACTGACGAGTCGGTGGAGGAGGTGGCCAAGAACTGCAGGGGCCTGGAGCAGCTGGACCTGACAGGTTGCCTGCGGGTCAGGAACCAGTCCATCAG GACGCTTGCAGAGTACTGCCCGAAGCTGCAGTCCCTGAAGGTGAATCATTGCCACAATGTGACAGAATCAAGCCTCGATCCTCTACGAAAACGCAACGTAGTGATTGATGTTGAGCCACCTTTACAGAGGGCACTGGTACTTCTTCAGGATGTGCTGGGTTTTGCTCCTTTTATCAATCTCCAGATATAG
- the gpx9 gene encoding glutathione peroxidase 9, translating into MANKSIYDFSAETLDGQLVPLSNFRGKVLLVVNVATFUGSTIEEYHRLNALMEMFGDLNFTVLGFPCNQFGLQSPEVNHETLNILRYVRPGAGFVPKFPVFSKVEVNGLNEEPLFTYLKESLPFVNPVIGDIKKFYWSPIKVNDIRWNFEKFLITADGIPFRRYELHCPIEKVEKDIADLL; encoded by the exons ATGGCGAATAAATCAATCTATGATTTCTCTGCTGAGACCCTGGACGGACAGCTGGTTCCGCTCAGTAACTTCAGGGGTAAGGTGCTTCTGGTCGTCAACGTTGCCACCTTCTGAGGGTCAACAATAGAGGAG TACCACCGACTGAATGCACTGATGGAAATGTTTGGTGACCTCAACTTCACTGTCCTAGGATTCCCCTGCAACCAATTTGGTCTTCAGTCGCCTG AGGTGAATCATGAAACTTTAAATATTCTGAGGTATGTGAGACCTGGTGCAGGGTTCGTGCCAAAGTTTCCTGTCTTTAGCAAAGTTGAGGTGAATGGATTAAATGAAGAGCCGCTTTTCACCTATCTAAAG GAATCTTTGCCATTTGTGAACCCTGTTATTGGAGATATAAAGAAATTCTACTGGTCCCCAATCAAAGTTAATGATATTCGGTGGAATTTTGAGAAGTTCCTAATTACTGCAGATGGCATACCCTTCAGAAG GTATGAACTCCACTGTCCCATTGAGAAAGTAGAGAAGGACATTGCAGACCTTCTCTGA
- the ndufb8 gene encoding NADH dehydrogenase [ubiquinone] 1 beta subcomplex subunit 8, mitochondrial, producing MAGVGFRRLALALSKGKGSGIPALLSGSRAASATSKDSLPGPFPNTPEERAAAAKKYNMRVEDYEPYPDKGEGYGDYPKLPARSQHERDPWYQWDHPDLRRNWGEPMHWDFDMYIRNRVDTSPSPVSWSSMCKQLFGFIGFMLFMFYLGEKFPAYQPVAEKQYPYNNLYLEKGGNPEKEPEEVKHYEI from the exons ATGGCTGGTGTTGGTTTCCGGCGGTTGGCCCTAGCCCTTTCTAAAGGCAAAGGGTCTGGTATTCCAGCCCTTCTGTCGGGAAGTAGAGCAG CTTCTGCCACGTCAAAGGATAGTCTACCTGGTCCGTTCCCGAATACCCCTGAGGAGAGAGCTGCTGCAGCAAAGAAGTACAACATGAGGGTTGAGGACTATGAACCATATCCCGACAAAGGCGAGGG ctATGGTGATTATCCAAAGCTTCCTGCAAGATCTCAGCATGAGAGGGACCCCTGGTACCAATGGGACCACCCTGACCTGAGGAGGAACTGGGGAGAGCCG ATGCACTGGGATTTTGACATGTACATCAGGAACCGTGTGGATACATCTCCCAGCCCCGTGTCCTGGTCTTCAATGTGCAAACAACTGTTTGGTTTCATCGGGTTCATGTTGTTTATGTTCTACCTTGGGGAGAAATTCCCAGCTTACCAACCTGTT GCAGAGAAACAGTATCCCTACAACAACCTGTACTTGGAGAAAGGAGGAAATCCTGAAAAAGAACCTGAGGAAGTCAAGCATTATGAAATTTAA